Proteins found in one Promicromonospora sukumoe genomic segment:
- a CDS encoding tyrosine-protein phosphatase → MPHMSNPVNLQAWDGAVNLRDLGGLPLEDGGTTASGRVWRSGAPEPMTPTGWAEAIDAGLTTVVDLRNAAEVKQARALLPGAVPPRELVTRHTPTEDPGDPHFLETCGPWLDHPRSYAPNIAMYPHLFAGVFRAVADAPGPVLVHCAAGRDRTGMITALLLSLTGVEHRAIADDYERAFRGTTHRGGGVAYDVERGAWVEHRGETWTARQLDERVGERRAALLEWLADLDPVAYLRYAGLDEGRITRLRGLLRRPRLHAIPEPTSEPTPRWDDLSSPERAARPAAPAS, encoded by the coding sequence ATGCCGCACATGAGCAACCCGGTGAACCTCCAGGCCTGGGACGGCGCCGTCAACCTCCGTGACCTCGGCGGCCTCCCGCTCGAGGACGGCGGGACCACCGCGTCCGGGCGCGTGTGGCGGTCCGGCGCGCCCGAGCCGATGACGCCGACCGGCTGGGCGGAGGCCATCGATGCCGGGCTGACGACCGTCGTCGACCTGCGCAACGCCGCCGAGGTCAAGCAGGCGCGCGCCCTCCTGCCCGGCGCCGTGCCGCCCCGGGAGCTGGTCACGCGCCACACCCCGACGGAGGACCCCGGCGACCCGCACTTCCTGGAGACGTGCGGCCCCTGGCTGGACCACCCGCGCTCCTACGCGCCCAACATCGCGATGTACCCGCACCTGTTCGCGGGCGTGTTCCGCGCGGTCGCGGACGCCCCCGGGCCGGTGCTGGTGCACTGCGCGGCCGGCCGCGACCGCACCGGGATGATCACCGCGCTGCTGCTGTCCCTGACCGGCGTCGAGCACCGAGCCATCGCGGACGACTACGAGCGAGCCTTTCGTGGCACCACGCACCGCGGCGGCGGTGTTGCCTACGACGTCGAGCGGGGCGCCTGGGTGGAGCACCGCGGCGAGACCTGGACCGCGCGCCAGCTCGACGAGCGGGTCGGCGAGCGCCGCGCCGCCCTGCTGGAGTGGCTGGCCGACCTGGACCCGGTCGCCTACCTGCGGTATGCGGGGCTGGACGAGGGGCGCATCACGAGGCTGCGGGGGCTCCTGCGGCGGCCGCGCCTTCACGCGATTCCGGAGCCGACGTCGGAGCCGACCCCTCGGTGGGACGACCTGTCGAGCCCAGAGCGGGCCGCCCGGCCGGCAGCTCCAGCGTCATGA